In Arthrobacter burdickii, one DNA window encodes the following:
- a CDS encoding MFS transporter encodes MPSPAPPLGGPFWTLLGSSALSNLADGALKVALPLMAVALTTSPVLVSGLGVALSLPWLLFALPSGALSDRLDRRRAMASANAVRACALLLLAGAALGGGMSIWLLYAVGFVIGTAETLYDTSAQSILPQLIQRDQLPRANGRLFAVELTAGQFIGPPLGGALVALGAALAAGGAAALWLCAAGALLLLPGSYRTPRTGTTSMRAEVAEGLRFLWASRVLRVLALMVGVFNFASSAAFAVFVLHAVGPSSVLKLSEVGYAVLLAMLAVGSVAGALVADRIQEVLGRSRSFALAIPASALMVLVPVLTDSPVLIGAAYVLGGLAIAVWNVISVSLRQRITPDRLLGRVNSGFRLMAWGTMPLGAGAGGLLADALGIEAVFVLMGVLTLFLLVGLLVLTDTNIDAAERGTDDSAGFPAES; translated from the coding sequence ATGCCTTCGCCTGCGCCGCCCCTCGGGGGTCCGTTCTGGACGCTCCTCGGGTCCTCCGCGCTGTCCAACCTCGCCGATGGCGCCCTCAAGGTGGCTCTTCCCCTCATGGCGGTCGCCCTGACCACCTCGCCTGTCCTCGTCAGTGGATTGGGCGTGGCATTGAGCCTGCCATGGCTCCTGTTCGCCCTGCCCTCCGGTGCCCTGTCCGACCGGCTGGACCGACGCCGCGCGATGGCCTCGGCCAACGCCGTCCGCGCCTGCGCCCTCCTGCTGCTGGCCGGAGCAGCGCTGGGCGGGGGCATGTCGATCTGGCTGCTGTATGCGGTCGGGTTCGTCATCGGCACGGCGGAGACGCTGTACGACACGTCCGCGCAGTCGATCCTTCCGCAGCTCATTCAGCGGGATCAGCTTCCGCGGGCCAACGGCCGCCTGTTCGCGGTCGAACTGACGGCCGGCCAGTTCATCGGGCCCCCGCTGGGCGGAGCACTCGTCGCCCTGGGAGCGGCGCTGGCCGCAGGGGGTGCGGCGGCACTCTGGCTGTGTGCCGCGGGCGCCCTGCTGCTGCTGCCGGGGTCCTACCGCACGCCCCGAACAGGCACCACGAGCATGCGGGCAGAGGTCGCCGAGGGGCTGCGGTTCCTCTGGGCCTCCCGGGTGCTCCGGGTACTCGCCCTCATGGTCGGTGTGTTCAACTTCGCCTCCAGTGCGGCGTTCGCGGTCTTCGTCCTCCACGCCGTGGGGCCGTCATCGGTCCTGAAGCTGTCGGAGGTCGGCTACGCCGTCCTGCTCGCCATGCTGGCCGTGGGAAGCGTGGCCGGTGCCCTGGTCGCCGACAGGATCCAGGAGGTCCTCGGCCGGTCGCGATCCTTCGCCCTGGCCATTCCGGCCTCGGCCCTGATGGTTCTGGTTCCTGTGCTGACGGACAGCCCCGTGCTGATCGGGGCTGCCTATGTGCTCGGCGGCCTCGCGATCGCGGTGTGGAACGTCATCTCGGTGTCCCTGCGCCAGCGCATCACCCCGGACCGGCTGCTGGGCCGGGTGAACAGTGGCTTCCGGCTGATGGCCTGGGGCACCATGCCGCTGGGCGCAGGAGCCGGGGGCCTGCTGGCGGATGCTCTGGGCATCGAGGCGGTCTTCGTTCTCATGGGCGTGCTGACGTTGTTCCTCCTCGTGGGGCTCCTGGTCCTGACGGACACGAACATCGATGCCGCGGAGCGTGGCACGGACGACTCGGCGGGATTTCCCGCGGAGAGCTGA
- a CDS encoding VOC family protein, which produces MAIARFPSTVLDCPDPAVLAAFYGALLDWTADVSEDWAEIRADYGQSICFQKVEPYPPPKWPSTDKPQQAHLDVVVDDLDEAEAAVIALGAVRHEFQPGSTFRVFLDPAGHPFCLCAD; this is translated from the coding sequence ATGGCTATCGCACGATTCCCCAGCACCGTCCTCGACTGCCCCGATCCGGCCGTCCTCGCAGCGTTCTACGGCGCGCTGCTGGACTGGACCGCCGACGTGTCGGAGGACTGGGCCGAGATCCGGGCCGACTACGGCCAGTCGATCTGCTTCCAGAAGGTCGAGCCCTATCCGCCGCCGAAGTGGCCGTCGACGGACAAACCCCAGCAGGCACACCTCGACGTGGTGGTCGATGACCTCGACGAGGCCGAGGCCGCGGTGATCGCCCTCGGCGCAGTTCGGCACGAGTTCCAGCCCGGGTCGACCTTCCGCGTGTTCCTCGACCCGGCGGGCCACCCGTTCTGCCTCTGCGCGGACTGA
- a CDS encoding YqjF family protein, translating into MDQRWVDAVFLHWRIAPEVAAPYLPPGVVPDEVDGSSWVGLIGFRMVGAGLGRGLPVRYFGSFPEINVRLYSRGPDGTRGVVFVTLDASRLAVVLAARVGGIPYVWSRCSPIQRGEGARREYGYDVVRYRRQATSRFAVRPDADRTAEDALSLELTARFGLHSALAGRTLYIPNTHTPWPLHPATLTEFDDGLLGAAGFRIEGPPESVLFSPGVQTQFGRPGVVHRA; encoded by the coding sequence ATGGACCAGCGCTGGGTGGACGCGGTGTTCCTGCATTGGCGGATCGCCCCCGAGGTGGCAGCACCCTACCTGCCCCCGGGAGTGGTGCCCGATGAGGTGGACGGGTCGTCCTGGGTGGGGCTGATCGGCTTCCGCATGGTCGGAGCCGGACTGGGCAGGGGCCTGCCCGTCCGGTACTTCGGGTCCTTTCCGGAGATCAACGTCCGGCTCTACTCGCGGGGACCCGACGGCACGCGCGGCGTCGTCTTCGTGACCCTCGACGCGTCGCGCCTCGCCGTCGTGCTCGCCGCGCGCGTGGGCGGGATCCCGTACGTGTGGTCGAGGTGCTCCCCGATCCAGCGCGGGGAAGGCGCGCGGCGCGAGTACGGGTACGACGTCGTCCGGTACCGCAGGCAAGCCACGTCCCGCTTCGCGGTCCGGCCGGATGCGGACCGGACAGCGGAGGACGCCCTGTCGCTGGAGCTGACCGCGCGCTTCGGGCTGCACAGCGCCCTTGCGGGGAGGACCCTCTACATCCCCAACACCCACACGCCCTGGCCCTTGCACCCGGCGACGCTGACGGAGTTCGACGACGGGCTGCTGGGCGCAGCCGGATTCCGGATCGAAGGCCCACCGGAGTCGGTCCTGTTCTCACCCGGCGTGCAGACGCAGTTCGGGCGGCCGGGCGTGGTCCACCGGGCGTGA
- a CDS encoding pyridoxamine 5'-phosphate oxidase family protein: MTTDYDVWDMPGAGHSHEAIEPEECWALLSTGLTGRIGFLRDGRVFIFPVNYVVHDRGVYFRTSSTGDLGRTSLDRVAFQVDHVAAEQMSGWSVLVQGSTAVVTDEALLSAVWGRMVSEPWAGGDRRQLVQVVPTSVSGRRVGTAR; this comes from the coding sequence ATGACCACCGATTACGACGTTTGGGACATGCCGGGAGCAGGGCATTCCCATGAGGCCATCGAGCCGGAGGAATGCTGGGCCCTTCTCAGCACCGGCCTCACGGGCCGCATCGGGTTCCTCAGGGATGGGCGCGTCTTCATCTTCCCCGTGAACTACGTGGTCCACGACCGCGGAGTCTACTTCCGCACCTCATCCACGGGTGACCTGGGCCGCACGTCCCTCGACCGGGTTGCCTTCCAGGTCGATCACGTGGCTGCCGAGCAGATGTCCGGCTGGTCCGTCCTGGTGCAGGGATCGACCGCCGTCGTGACGGACGAGGCACTTCTGTCGGCGGTATGGGGTCGCATGGTCAGTGAACCATGGGCAGGCGGGGATCGCCGGCAGCTCGTGCAGGTAGTGCCCACGTCGGTTTCCGGGCGCCGTGTCGGCACGGCCCGGTAA
- a CDS encoding uracil-DNA glycosylase: MADPTYRAQQWEQRYDPQIEDVNRLCDALAESKPGSGVPYIDPIHDVDGCKIVSLFSNPGASLPSGFVSFENDDPSSIRMAGIYEAIGLRPDAFMPWNAHPWYLPEGKERALTMEQITDGVKPLLTFLQQVPRASALVAHGADAHKAARRLMKLENRAIAKRGFKIYEVRSPGERAFKGTPANQELWLKEIQSAYTDAMGRAGIRVRQSI, encoded by the coding sequence ATGGCAGACCCCACGTATCGGGCCCAGCAATGGGAACAGCGGTACGATCCACAGATCGAGGACGTGAACCGGCTCTGCGACGCGCTGGCCGAGTCCAAGCCGGGGTCGGGCGTGCCGTACATCGATCCCATCCATGATGTCGACGGCTGCAAGATCGTCAGCCTCTTCTCGAATCCCGGAGCATCGCTGCCGTCGGGATTCGTCTCGTTCGAGAACGACGACCCGAGTTCCATCCGCATGGCCGGGATCTACGAAGCGATCGGTCTTCGCCCCGACGCTTTCATGCCGTGGAACGCCCATCCCTGGTACCTCCCGGAGGGCAAGGAACGCGCGCTGACCATGGAGCAGATCACCGATGGGGTGAAGCCCCTCCTGACATTCCTACAGCAGGTTCCCCGCGCCTCGGCACTCGTGGCGCACGGCGCCGATGCCCACAAGGCTGCGCGCCGGCTCATGAAGCTCGAGAACCGTGCCATCGCCAAGCGCGGGTTCAAGATCTACGAGGTCCGTTCCCCGGGGGAGCGCGCCTTCAAGGGCACGCCCGCCAATCAGGAGCTGTGGCTCAAGGAGATCCAGTCGGCATACACCGACGCCATGGGCAGGGCCGGGATCCGGGTCCGGCAGTCCATCTAG
- a CDS encoding SDR family oxidoreductase, translating to MSPNPVALITGASRGIGRAIADELAPTHHLLLGGRDLTALAHLSSSFPSAEPFAAELRDAGQVAAAVAGIPRLDVLIHSAGVLRMGAIAELSDDAWRESFEVNVFAVASLTRALLPALRAAGGQVIAINSGSGYTSGAGSAVYSGTKFALRAFTDALREEERPNGVRVSSIHPGRVATDMQEELHAWEGRDYRPEAWIRPDQVAKGVRLAVDATREAAVESLSIRPSGIALG from the coding sequence ATGTCTCCGAACCCTGTCGCCCTCATCACCGGCGCGTCCCGCGGCATCGGCCGCGCCATCGCCGACGAGCTGGCCCCGACACACCATCTGCTGCTCGGCGGTCGCGACCTGACCGCCCTGGCGCACCTCTCGTCGTCGTTCCCGTCCGCGGAGCCGTTCGCGGCTGAACTGCGCGACGCCGGACAGGTCGCCGCGGCGGTCGCGGGCATCCCCCGCCTGGACGTCCTGATCCACTCGGCCGGCGTCCTGCGGATGGGCGCGATCGCGGAGCTGTCCGACGACGCGTGGCGCGAGAGCTTCGAGGTCAACGTCTTCGCCGTCGCGTCCCTCACGCGCGCCCTGCTGCCGGCGCTGCGCGCGGCGGGCGGCCAGGTCATCGCCATCAACAGCGGCTCGGGCTACACCTCCGGGGCAGGCTCGGCGGTGTACAGCGGCACCAAATTCGCACTGCGGGCCTTCACCGACGCGCTGCGGGAGGAGGAGCGGCCGAACGGCGTGAGGGTCAGCTCCATCCACCCCGGCAGGGTGGCCACGGACATGCAGGAGGAACTGCATGCCTGGGAGGGCAGGGACTACCGGCCCGAGGCCTGGATCCGCCCGGACCAGGTGGCGAAGGGCGTGCGGCTCGCCGTCGACGCGACTCGGGAAGCGGCCGTCGAGTCGCTCAGCATCCGGCCCTCGGGTATCGCGCTGGGGTGA
- a CDS encoding aldo/keto reductase, with protein sequence MQQRTLGGTPVSALGLGGMPMSIEGRPDEDRSIRTIHAALDAGVTLIDTADSYHRDANEVGHNELLIAKALATYGADSSSVLVATKGGHLRPGDGSWTLNGRPDYLKEAAKASLKRLGVDAIGLYQFHRPDPEVPYEDSVGAVKDLLDEGVIRMAGISNATVDQIKLSNEILGGRLVSVQNQFSPAFRSSEDELRYCGENGIAFLPWSPLGGIKKAGGLGEQFTPFQEIADRHGVSPQQVCLAWELALAPTVIPIPGASRPESIRDSVQAAELELSADELATLSGTR encoded by the coding sequence ATGCAGCAACGCACGCTCGGCGGTACCCCGGTCAGCGCTCTCGGACTGGGCGGCATGCCCATGTCCATCGAGGGACGCCCCGATGAGGACCGCTCCATCCGCACCATCCACGCAGCGCTGGACGCCGGCGTCACCCTGATCGACACCGCGGACTCGTACCACCGCGACGCGAATGAGGTGGGCCACAACGAGTTGCTCATCGCGAAGGCCCTGGCGACCTACGGCGCGGACAGCTCGTCCGTGCTGGTCGCGACCAAGGGTGGCCACCTGCGCCCCGGCGACGGATCGTGGACGCTGAACGGCCGTCCCGACTACCTCAAGGAGGCCGCGAAGGCCTCGCTCAAGCGGCTCGGTGTCGACGCGATCGGCCTGTACCAGTTCCACCGACCGGACCCGGAGGTCCCCTACGAGGACTCCGTGGGTGCTGTGAAGGACCTGCTCGACGAGGGCGTGATCCGCATGGCGGGCATCTCGAACGCCACCGTGGACCAGATCAAGCTCTCGAACGAGATCCTCGGCGGACGGCTCGTGTCGGTGCAGAACCAGTTTTCGCCCGCCTTCCGCTCCAGTGAGGACGAGCTCAGGTACTGCGGCGAGAACGGCATCGCTTTCCTGCCGTGGAGCCCGCTCGGAGGCATCAAGAAGGCCGGCGGACTCGGCGAGCAGTTCACGCCGTTCCAGGAGATCGCCGACCGGCATGGGGTCAGCCCCCAGCAGGTGTGCCTGGCCTGGGAACTCGCCCTGGCGCCGACGGTCATCCCCATCCCCGGGGCCTCACGCCCCGAGAGCATCCGCGACTCGGTCCAGGCTGCGGAGCTCGAACTCTCGGCCGACGAGCTCGCGACACTGTCCGGCACCCGTTAG
- a CDS encoding LacI family DNA-binding transcriptional regulator, whose product MAKETIAGLAQRLGISKASVSYALNGQPGVSELTRRRVLDLADELGWYPSSSARALSRSRAGAVGMVLSADPLLIGTEPYYMGLLTGIETALAEGDTALMLRMVGKDPEQERATYERWAGERKVDGVILFDHRHDDPRPALLERLRLPFVLHGAPATEGAAPRSGTTTDHALDAATIVDHLHRAGHRRIAHISGPRSFLHEEARIEGVQDRAGRHGMSVTRYEADYSLDSGRDAALALLRAGEGITALVFGNDLMSMGGLLAMRAIGLRCPDDVALVSWDDSLHCELASPSVTALARNPGLQGRVAAELLLRLLDTGAVQTARMPAGDLIARSSTGALP is encoded by the coding sequence ATGGCCAAGGAAACCATCGCCGGTCTCGCGCAGCGCCTGGGCATCTCGAAGGCCTCCGTCTCCTATGCGCTCAACGGCCAGCCGGGAGTGAGCGAGCTGACCCGGCGTCGTGTCCTGGACCTCGCCGACGAACTCGGGTGGTATCCCAGCTCCTCAGCCCGCGCCCTCTCCCGGTCCCGGGCAGGCGCCGTGGGGATGGTGCTGTCCGCGGACCCCCTCCTGATCGGCACGGAACCGTACTACATGGGCCTTCTCACCGGCATCGAGACTGCGCTCGCCGAGGGCGACACGGCCCTGATGCTGCGGATGGTGGGCAAGGATCCGGAACAGGAGCGGGCCACCTACGAGCGGTGGGCCGGAGAGCGGAAGGTGGACGGCGTCATCCTGTTCGACCATCGCCACGACGACCCGCGACCGGCGCTGCTCGAGCGCCTGAGGCTTCCCTTCGTGCTGCATGGAGCGCCGGCCACGGAAGGTGCCGCTCCCCGGTCGGGAACCACGACCGACCACGCGCTGGACGCCGCCACCATCGTCGACCATCTCCACCGGGCCGGTCATCGGCGGATCGCCCACATCTCCGGCCCCCGCAGCTTCCTGCACGAGGAAGCGCGGATCGAGGGCGTGCAGGACCGCGCCGGCCGGCACGGCATGTCGGTGACGCGGTACGAGGCGGACTATTCGCTCGATTCCGGCCGCGATGCAGCCCTGGCACTCCTCCGCGCCGGGGAGGGGATCACCGCACTCGTCTTCGGGAACGACCTGATGTCGATGGGTGGCCTGCTGGCGATGCGCGCTATCGGCCTGCGCTGCCCGGACGACGTCGCCCTGGTGAGTTGGGACGACTCCCTGCACTGCGAGCTGGCCTCACCCTCCGTCACGGCACTGGCCCGCAATCCGGGCCTGCAGGGGCGGGTGGCCGCGGAACTGCTCCTGAGGCTGCTGGACACGGGCGCTGTCCAGACGGCCCGCATGCCTGCCGGTGACCTGATCGCCCGATCGAGCACCGGCGCCCTACCATAG
- a CDS encoding YybH family protein gives MTSTDLTEEDVMRAAAVLVDAFRATDTRAYFDCFAEDATFVFHTEDSRLDSRGAYEQLWAEWLAGGWRVTGCSSSNPRVQLLGDVAIFTHDVRTTTSTAGAPETTHERETIVFHRSGGAVRAVHEHLSPVPEDGRE, from the coding sequence ATGACTAGTACAGATCTGACCGAGGAGGACGTGATGCGGGCGGCCGCCGTCCTCGTCGATGCTTTCCGGGCCACCGACACCCGCGCGTATTTCGACTGCTTCGCCGAGGATGCGACCTTCGTCTTCCACACCGAGGACAGCAGGCTCGACTCCCGAGGCGCCTACGAGCAGTTGTGGGCGGAGTGGCTCGCCGGGGGCTGGCGCGTGACCGGCTGCTCGAGCAGCAACCCCAGGGTGCAGCTGCTCGGGGACGTCGCGATCTTCACCCACGACGTCCGCACGACCACCTCGACCGCGGGCGCGCCGGAGACCACGCACGAGCGCGAGACCATCGTCTTCCACCGCTCCGGCGGTGCCGTCCGGGCGGTCCACGAACACCTCAGCCCTGTTCCCGAGGACGGCCGGGAGTAA
- a CDS encoding MarR family winged helix-turn-helix transcriptional regulator, whose product MDTRTDDDLLLERQLCFALSVASRSVVGAYRPVLEKLNLTHPQYLVMLALWEESPRTVRNISQALAMESATLSPMLKRLETLGLVTRTRVAGNERALAVELTAAGRELRADARQVPVTMMERLGLTREQVEILNDAMHAIIRATGTELPSSRRAS is encoded by the coding sequence ATGGATACCAGAACCGACGACGATCTCCTGCTCGAGCGCCAACTATGCTTCGCACTGTCCGTGGCATCCCGCAGCGTGGTCGGCGCCTACCGGCCGGTCCTCGAGAAGCTCAACCTCACCCATCCGCAGTACCTCGTGATGCTCGCCCTGTGGGAGGAGAGCCCGCGCACGGTGCGGAACATCAGCCAGGCGCTCGCCATGGAGTCCGCGACCCTCTCCCCGATGCTCAAGCGACTGGAGACGCTGGGACTGGTGACCCGCACCCGGGTTGCCGGCAACGAGCGCGCCCTTGCCGTCGAACTCACCGCAGCGGGCCGGGAGCTCCGCGCCGATGCACGCCAGGTCCCGGTGACCATGATGGAACGGCTTGGACTGACCCGCGAGCAGGTCGAGATCCTCAACGACGCCATGCACGCCATCATCCGGGCGACGGGAACCGAGTTGCCGTCCTCGAGGCGCGCATCGTGA
- a CDS encoding Gfo/Idh/MocA family protein encodes MQNAGIRRTGPVGVAVIGAGVISKEYLTNLTSFPDVTVHIVADMFEEVAAARAAEFGIPASGGVQDALDHPDVEIVVNLTIPAAHVEVATAAVGAGKHVWSEKPFSLDRESGLGLLKTADAAGVRLGCAPDTFLGAGLQTALRLVVRGDIGVPLTALTLMQSPGPESWHPNPAFLFQEGAGPLFDMGPYYLTALVQTFGAITKVAGIGSKSREQRTIGSGPKAGEVFDVTVPSHVSAIAQFADGGSSQSIFSFDSPLKRAGFIEVTGTEGTLAFPDPNTFTGDLLLTRPGADEPQVVAAVGATSTRGSGVLEMARALREGRPHRAQGEMAYHVLDAMVSISESIATGEFVPLLSAATAAEPLPEDWDPYVSTLA; translated from the coding sequence ATCCAGAACGCGGGGATCCGCCGCACAGGCCCGGTCGGCGTCGCCGTCATCGGCGCCGGGGTCATCAGCAAGGAATACCTGACCAACCTCACGAGCTTCCCCGACGTGACGGTGCACATCGTCGCCGACATGTTCGAGGAGGTCGCTGCCGCGCGGGCCGCCGAGTTCGGCATCCCGGCATCTGGGGGAGTGCAGGACGCCCTGGACCATCCTGACGTGGAAATCGTGGTGAACCTGACCATTCCCGCCGCGCACGTGGAGGTCGCGACCGCCGCTGTGGGTGCCGGCAAGCACGTGTGGAGCGAGAAGCCCTTCTCGCTGGACCGGGAGAGCGGCCTCGGCCTCCTGAAGACCGCCGACGCCGCAGGGGTCCGGCTCGGGTGCGCTCCGGACACCTTCCTCGGTGCGGGCCTGCAGACCGCCCTGCGCCTGGTGGTGCGGGGAGACATCGGTGTCCCCCTCACCGCGCTGACGCTGATGCAGTCGCCAGGACCGGAGTCCTGGCACCCGAACCCCGCGTTCCTCTTCCAGGAGGGCGCAGGGCCGCTGTTCGACATGGGTCCCTACTACCTGACGGCCCTCGTCCAGACCTTCGGAGCCATCACGAAGGTAGCCGGCATCGGCTCGAAGTCCAGGGAGCAGCGCACCATCGGATCGGGTCCGAAGGCCGGCGAGGTCTTCGACGTCACCGTCCCGTCCCATGTCAGCGCGATCGCCCAGTTCGCCGACGGCGGGTCTTCCCAAAGCATCTTCAGCTTCGATTCGCCGCTCAAGCGTGCAGGTTTCATCGAGGTCACCGGAACCGAGGGGACGCTCGCCTTCCCCGACCCGAACACCTTCACGGGCGACCTGCTGCTCACCCGCCCCGGAGCGGATGAACCCCAGGTCGTCGCGGCAGTCGGGGCGACGTCGACCCGCGGCAGCGGTGTCCTCGAGATGGCGCGCGCCCTCCGCGAGGGCCGTCCGCACCGCGCGCAGGGCGAGATGGCGTACCACGTGCTCGATGCCATGGTCTCGATCTCCGAAAGTATCGCGACGGGCGAGTTCGTCCCGCTGCTGAGCGCGGCAACCGCGGCCGAGCCGCTGCCCGAGGACTGGGATCCCTATGTGTCGACCCTCGCCTGA
- a CDS encoding spore photoproduct lyase family protein, whose protein sequence is MLQASKLLQISRIYVEPAAAELPRGKEILARWPEADVVEVASHWRIPELSGDEANVRRWARIKTEALVVGVKKSLTAKPNGRSADFIAPSTANGCAMACAYCYVPRHKGYSNPITVFANIDQISGYLERHVARQGMKLEPNQCDDHAWVYDIGENSDCSVDALVSDNVRDLVDLYRELPTAKLSFATKYVNREMLSWDPQGRTRIRFSLMPERLARTVDVRTTPVAERIAAINDFVDAGYEVHVNFSPVIITPGWQEDWRELFRQLDAALSPAAKQQLAAEVIFLTHNQQLHEINLGWHPQAEEILWRPDLQETKRSQNGFTNVRYIAYEKRGYLDEFLRLAGAELPYCRIRYAF, encoded by the coding sequence ATGCTCCAGGCCAGCAAGCTGCTCCAGATCAGCCGTATCTACGTCGAGCCGGCCGCGGCCGAGCTGCCCAGGGGCAAGGAGATCCTCGCGCGCTGGCCGGAGGCCGACGTCGTGGAGGTCGCGAGCCACTGGCGGATCCCCGAACTCAGCGGCGATGAGGCGAACGTCCGCCGGTGGGCGCGGATCAAGACCGAAGCCCTCGTCGTCGGCGTCAAGAAGTCCCTGACAGCCAAGCCCAACGGCAGGTCGGCGGACTTCATCGCACCCTCGACGGCGAACGGCTGCGCGATGGCCTGCGCCTACTGCTACGTCCCGCGCCACAAGGGCTACAGCAACCCGATCACGGTCTTCGCGAACATCGACCAGATCAGCGGCTACCTCGAACGGCACGTCGCCCGGCAGGGCATGAAACTGGAACCCAATCAGTGCGATGACCATGCGTGGGTCTACGACATCGGGGAGAACAGCGACTGCTCCGTGGACGCGCTCGTCAGCGACAACGTGCGGGACCTCGTCGACCTCTACCGCGAGCTCCCCACCGCCAAGCTCTCCTTCGCCACCAAGTACGTGAACCGGGAGATGTTGTCGTGGGACCCGCAGGGACGCACGCGCATCCGGTTCTCGCTCATGCCCGAGAGGCTCGCCCGCACGGTGGACGTGCGCACCACTCCCGTCGCCGAGCGGATCGCCGCCATCAACGACTTCGTGGACGCGGGGTACGAGGTGCACGTCAACTTCTCGCCGGTGATCATCACACCCGGCTGGCAGGAGGACTGGCGCGAACTCTTCCGGCAGCTGGATGCCGCGCTCTCGCCGGCCGCGAAGCAGCAGCTCGCGGCGGAGGTCATCTTCCTGACGCACAACCAGCAGTTGCACGAGATCAACCTGGGCTGGCACCCACAAGCCGAGGAGATTCTGTGGCGGCCGGACCTCCAGGAGACCAAACGGTCGCAGAATGGTTTCACCAACGTGCGGTACATCGCCTATGAGAAGCGGGGCTACCTCGATGAGTTCCTCCGCCTGGCCGGGGCCGAACTGCCCTACTGCCGGATCCGCTATGCGTTCTAG
- a CDS encoding aminoacyl-tRNA deacylase, whose translation MDSPDPRPLPAERDASARGLDVVLVPRKDDGTFDDVAAAQGLSGDDGVKTMVAKVSGGTTVFVLIPGTRRLDWAKLRSLLAVNKASLVKPEAALDITGYESGTITPLGSSSVLPVYADERIPGRRIGMGSGSRDYLLFTDADPLLASLGATVGDITSELPEE comes from the coding sequence ATGGACTCTCCCGACCCCCGCCCCCTGCCCGCAGAACGCGATGCCTCGGCCCGCGGGCTCGACGTCGTCCTGGTACCCAGGAAGGACGACGGCACGTTCGACGACGTTGCGGCCGCCCAGGGCCTCTCCGGTGACGACGGCGTCAAGACGATGGTGGCCAAGGTCAGCGGCGGGACCACGGTCTTCGTGCTCATTCCTGGGACGCGGCGACTGGACTGGGCGAAGCTGAGGTCGCTGCTGGCCGTGAACAAGGCGTCCCTCGTGAAACCGGAGGCGGCACTCGACATCACGGGATACGAGTCCGGGACCATCACGCCACTGGGCAGCAGCAGCGTCCTTCCGGTCTACGCCGACGAGCGGATTCCTGGACGCCGCATCGGCATGGGCTCGGGCTCCAGGGACTATCTGCTGTTCACGGATGCGGATCCGCTGCTGGCGTCGCTCGGTGCGACCGTCGGTGACATCACGTCGGAGCTCCCCGAGGAGTAA
- a CDS encoding sugar phosphate isomerase/epimerase family protein has translation MTYSLQLYTLRTAIGEDLPGTIKRVAELGYTAVEPYNFVATADELAEALSANGLTAPSGHAPLLRADQDEIFAAARTLGIGTVIDPHVERSHWTSEADIKATAEALNAAAKKGAGYGITVGYHNHEFELEERIDGVSGLEVLAGHLDPEVVLEVDTYWAAVGGEDPVELLRRLGDRVRFVHIKDGPLTKNDKEQVAVGSGRMRVWDVLGAAPGLEAAVVELDDFDGDIFTAVADSLAYLNEGKK, from the coding sequence GTGACGTACTCACTGCAGCTCTACACCCTGCGGACAGCGATAGGCGAGGATCTTCCCGGCACCATCAAGCGCGTCGCCGAACTGGGTTACACCGCTGTCGAGCCCTACAACTTCGTCGCCACCGCGGATGAACTGGCCGAAGCGCTGTCGGCCAACGGACTGACCGCGCCGTCCGGCCACGCGCCGCTCCTCCGTGCCGACCAGGACGAGATCTTCGCGGCAGCACGCACGCTGGGCATCGGCACCGTGATCGACCCCCACGTGGAGCGGTCCCACTGGACGTCGGAGGCCGATATCAAGGCCACGGCCGAGGCGCTCAACGCGGCGGCGAAGAAGGGTGCCGGGTACGGCATCACCGTCGGTTACCACAACCACGAGTTCGAACTGGAAGAGCGCATCGACGGGGTCTCCGGACTCGAGGTCCTCGCCGGCCACCTCGACCCGGAGGTGGTCCTCGAGGTGGACACCTACTGGGCGGCCGTGGGCGGCGAGGACCCCGTGGAACTGCTCCGCCGCCTCGGTGACCGCGTGCGCTTCGTCCACATCAAGGACGGTCCGCTCACGAAGAACGACAAGGAGCAGGTGGCCGTCGGTTCCGGACGGATGCGCGTGTGGGACGTGCTGGGCGCCGCTCCTGGGCTCGAGGCCGCCGTCGTGGAACTCGACGACTTCGACGGCGACATCTTCACCGCCGTCGCGGACAGCCTGGCGTACCTGAACGAGGGAAAGAAGTGA